ATCACGCACCCGGCAACTCCGAGCATCTTCACCGAAGCCTGCAGCAATGAGACGTACGTCAAGGTACGCGTTGTGGTCTTTTCCCGTGGAAATTCCAGCTCTCTTCCTCCTTGAAAGCTCATTCCTTCCGTTTTTTGtaagatcagaaggttggcggttcgaatccccgcaatgacggggtgagctcccgtcgctcggtccctgctcctgcccacctagcagttcgaaagcacgtcaaagtgcaagtagataaataggtaccgctccggcgggaaggtgaacggcgtttccgtgcgctgctctggttcaccagaagcggcttagccctgccggccacatgacccggaagctggacaccggctccctcggtcagtaaagtgagatgggcgccccaaccccagagtcgtccgcgaccggaccaaacggtcagggggtccctttacctttatatattaaaaagaaatcaaCATTCTGGCAACATTTGACATTTGCATTTCGTACGTGGAAATTGCatctctctcgcccccccccccaactgcaccAGTCGCCCAAATTCGGTTTTGATTAATGCGGTCAAATTGGTGCAAGCTTAAATCAAATCGTTTTGCAAGACCTCAGCTGCAGCGGAAAGGAACTTTGCCAGACCTGAGCTGCTGCCAGATGGAAAGAGAGCTTTGCTAAACCTCAGGTGCTTTGCTAAATTTTTAAAGTCTGAAAGCTTTGTGGAGCCCGAACTTTGTCGTTTTCAGCCCTATGCAGGAATCAGGATCTGAACGAGTCTGCGTTCTGAATTCTGAAGCCTTTTTCCCCTACCTGGGTCCGGAATTCATCTTTCGAACTCGAGATTAATATTGAGGACTAGTAACCTTGGCCTTTTTATAAACAAAGTACCAAGAGGTAGATTGAAGGAAGTGCCGGGCACCAGAGATGAGAAAAATAACTTCTGAGTCACACCTGATCCTGCCCGCCTGCCtcgctttttttgcaaaagactGTGCGGGTCCTGGGTTCGATTTACTGCTCTAGAAACGGCCGCTGGCTCAGACATTTCTGCATGTATCCATGGTTGTTAagtgatgtggttaaacattgaattttctttaaaaacaaatccttatttcctgatgagtaACCTTTGGACTGTAACTCAAATAGAAAACTATGTTTAGAAAGGTTTCTCAtccaaaagaatttttttaaaaatctgatttaaataataataaaaaaattgttttgttaaaaaaaatgattggGCACCggtgggacgtccctattttcaggggagaaacgttggagggactggaataggacgtccctattttcaggggagaaacgtttGAGGGGAtgaaataggacgtccctattttcaggggagaaatgttggacattATGTGCTGGCTCTGCGCGGATCTGGGCTCCACCTCCTTACTCCTGGCCTAAAGAACCCCAAACCCTTTTTGTTGGAAACTGTATTTTGAGACACTCTGGTGCAGAGACAGCTTATTCCGACTCTTCGCCACACCCATCCAAGGCCCCTTTTTCCGGGCAGACGTATAATTTTTATACGCCTCCAGGTACTCTCTCTGCAAGGCCACTCAGCGCCACCTTCCCCGTTTcccaaaaaaaccctacacaTCCTACCACACAGCCGCTTGCCCGGCTGGAAGGAGGCCAAGATTCAGGGACCTTGAGAGCCTTCTGGAGAAATATAAACAGACACAATGGCAGCGTTTTCCTGAGAAAAGCCAAACGCTAGGAAACCGATTCCTCCCCTCCATTGTTCTCCTTCGAGCAATTTCCTTTTCAGCTGGTGGAGGTGGCAGGGCAGGAAAAGGGGGCTTGGGGAGGTTTTTGTGGGGGCCCAGCTGATGCGGAGTCCCTTTTCCTCTGCTTGCGATTGTCCCCATTTCTTGAGGTTTTGCAGAAGCTTCCAGACTGTGTCCGTTTTTAGTTTTGCGCTGGCTTTCAAATGCTCTCTTGGGCATCGCCAAACCGCCAGTCGTATCATAGTCAGGAGTTCAttgctgagttggaagggaccccaagggtcatccagtccaaccccctgcaatgcagggatattttgcccagcgtgggactcgaacccgtgACCCTGAACTTAAGAGCCTCGTGTTCCACTGACTGAACCGCTCAGATCATTCTTTTCCCTACAGAGACCACGTTTTGTGGCCTACGCTTAAAGCCCCATTCAAGGAGCCGTTCCTTCCCcgtcaaagaattctgggagctgtagtttgttacaggtgccgAGAGCTGATATCCTGCaccaagagctacaattctcagggtGCTTCAACAACCGAACGCCTCTTCCTAGGGAGCTCTGGGAATCGCATCTCTGGGACGGGGAGgtttcctcacaactctcagcgccTTTAGCAAACTataactcccagaattcttcaaaGGCCTGCAGCTGTCTCAACTGGAAATTTGTATCTGGGTACAAACCAATCCAGAGAAATGAAGTGCAACCGTGCCGGATGAATTCAGTTTCCCTCGCATTATTCTGCCAACCGCAACGGTTGGAGACCTTCTGAAACCTTTCGGATATTCCTGGACTGCAACCTCCACCCgaagtcatggatgatgggatttgtagtctagaAGCTTCCGGTAGTCTGCCGGTTGCAGAAGGCTCGTCGACAGCGGCAATTGAAATCGTTCAACCCCCATTGCAGATCGGGTCTAAATTATCAAAATTTGCAGACTTTCCCCTCTGTTTGTAAGGAGCAAATCGAACAAATGCCATTGAAATAGCTCAATTTCAGCTGAAAATGTGGCTTTGGTTTGCTCCTCTGCCAATTTTGAGATTCGACCTGATTTGCACCGGGGGTGGGGTCGCACGATTTCGACAGCAGACCCCCTTGCTTGTTTCTTCAAAGGTGGGGCGTGGCCACAGGTGTGTGGGTTGCTGTGTGGGCGTGGTCAAAAGAAGGGGCGGGGCTACAAGCCAAAGGACCCACATCTTAAGAgatgctgcccccccaccccccggtctcTCTTGCAGACCCTTTTGGATGCCAACCTGACAGCGGTCCGCGGCGAAATGTTCACCCTCCAGGTGGAAGGGGTGGAGATGGACGGTCGAAACAGCGCCCTTCTGGGTATGTATagctgtgtagatccagcctgtaACTCTCTCCCCGGAGAAGCtaatattgttttttattattattattattattattattattattattattattattattttcccctgaCCTTGGTGGAGAAGGGGTGGATTTGGAGGAAGCAtggaaagttttttttcctgcaTCGTGCCATTCTCAAACCGTCTGTCTCTTGGCTCTTTCCCGCTCGCAGCGGAGATGTcccggtggcagcagcaggcgtCCGGCTTGGAAGAGCGGCTGGAGGCAGCGGTGGGAGAAAGAGCCGCGGCCGAGGCGGAGAGGGAGCGCTGCGAGGCGCGGCAGGTGGCGCTGCAGGAAAGCGTGTGAGTCGAGTCTCCGACCGTGGCGCTTTCGGCAAATCGTAGAATCTAACAGGTTGACGGGGAATTTGGGCTTCTTAATAATGTTTCGGATCAACAGCTCCGAAGactaaaagataaagggacccctgaccgttaggtccagtcatgtccgactctggggttgcgacgctcatctcgctttactggccgagggatccggcgtccagcttctgggtcatgtagccagcatgactaagccgcttctggcgaaccagagcagcgcacggaaacgccgtttaccttcccacctatttatctacttgcacttttgacgtgctttcaaactgctaggtgggcaggagctgggaccgagcaccgggagctcaccccgtcattgcggggattcgaaccgccgaccttccgatcggcaagccctaggctctgtggtttaacccacagcgccacccgaagACTAGGTCCCACCTTAGGCCGCTTTTGGGCTGCTATAAgagcatttcatagaatcctaaaaTTTCAGAGGggcaagggacccccaagggtcctctagtccaacccccctgcaatgcaggaatcttttgcccagtgtgagactcgaacccacgaccctgagatgtcAGACCGACTGAGCTCTATCCCAGGAGTCCCAAAGTTTCCTTGGCATGGAGGGCAAGGGGGGGCAATACCCCGCTAACTTCAGCCTCCCAGCCCCAGGCTCTATCACCCAGAATGACCGGGGAGAAGTCTCATcattcctctctcccttcctgacGTCTCTTTTCCGCCTTTCTCCCCCCAGGCACGGCTACCTGTCCGAAATCGCCTCCCTCCACCGTCGCCTTCAGGGCCGCCCGTCCTCCGCCGGCCGCAGGTGCCCCCCGTTCTGGTACTTATTGTGGGGGCTGGCGAGCTTTTTCATTCTTTAGCCGCTCGTAAGTTTCCAGAGCCGAGAGGGGTTCCCCTGGGGCGATCCCTTACGCAAAAAGGGTGGCGACCACCCTGCCACGAGAGAAAGATCCGGCATCCGCCACTCCGGCTTGACTTAACCCGGCACACCGCTGCAGCAGTCGACATTATTCTGCCCCCCCATTGCGAATCAGGTTCATTTATCGAAATTTGCAGGGTCCGAGCTGTTTGCAAGGAGCAAACCGAGAAACTAAAGCCGTGGAAATAGCTCAAATTCAAGTCAAAAAGTCACTTTGCTCCTTGCAAAACAGCTCAGAGCCTGTACATTTTGATAATCAACCTGATTTGCAATGAGGGTGGAATAAATTTGACATCGTGGACAGGTGGGTGGGAAGTCCCGAGGGGAGTTCAATG
The genomic region above belongs to Lacerta agilis isolate rLacAgi1 chromosome 18, rLacAgi1.pri, whole genome shotgun sequence and contains:
- the LOC117039750 gene encoding uncharacterized protein LOC117039750; amino-acid sequence: MVVLNGGDPGGARGGGHEEQPGAPLKQPYGRIEDCLPPLASPPAKRFSPAKRKQYYINQAIRNSDLIPRAKGRKSLQRLENTRYLMTLLEQDERTGEDGEITHPATPSIFTEACSNETYVKTLLDANLTAVRGEMFTLQVEGVEMDGRNSALLGIGDVPVAAAGVRLGRAAGGSGGRKSRGRGGEGALRGAAGGAAGKRARLPVRNRLPPPSPSGPPVLRRPQVPPVLVLIVGAGELFHSLAARKFPEPRGVPLGRSLTQKGWRPPCHERKIRHPPLRLDLTRHTAAAVDIILPPHCESGSFIEICRVRAVCKEQTEKLKPWK